One Rissa tridactyla isolate bRisTri1 chromosome 4, bRisTri1.patW.cur.20221130, whole genome shotgun sequence DNA window includes the following coding sequences:
- the CLBA1 gene encoding uncharacterized protein CLBA1 produces MQNLSLVESLTTTDTSHQMSLKDLAVEVGGMSLNESECNLNETTNNEEIINLELMQQSIPVVNSKGGSCEEFSESSYSTSEPSSSWGDFEGFREPLDKSERFGHNLEVLVKSTKTSRGDTDLNSGHCSASAGHFSCEPSLHSGIREASSSLNEANHSYEDIFKLGFPEVFVSQSRESIRSLDQVLDTDNEDVAIPELMKNELCIDSGNIWRTLRDFDNAPSLRHPWSKSHCQENLMSVLGIDANQKDFLESQDDIFEESNVKDNEDFRLDGFSINDCKALIQTKLSVSPDSRHGHLFTCNLFLKTTSSNGHMQYITIPRKKHIFTTHNLKMKFFSSDVC; encoded by the exons ATGCAGAACCTGTCACTAGTAGAAAGTCTTACTACTACAGACACATCACACCAGATGTCTCTAAAAGACCTAGCCGTTGAAGTTGGTGGTATGTCTCTCAATGAAAGTGAGTGTAACTTGAATGAAACAACAAATAACGAAGAAATTATTAATCTTGAACTAATGCAGCAAAGCATCCCTGTAGTGAATAGCAAAGGGGGAAGTTGTGAGGAGTTTTCTGAGAGCAGCTATAGTACCTCAGAACCCAGCAGTTCCTGGGGTGATTTTGAAGGCTTCAGGGAGCCCTTAGACAAATCAGAGAGATTTGGTCATAATCTTGAAGTTTTGGTGAAGTCAACAAAAACTTCTAGAGGTGATACGGACTTAAACAGTGGACATTGCAGTGCTTCTGCTGGTCACTTCTCTTGTGAGCCATCTCTACACAGTGGGATACGGGAGGCTTCTAGCTCTCTAAATGAG gcAAACCACAGCTATGAGGATATATTTAAGTTGGGCTTTCCAGAAGTCTTTGTATCACAGTCCAGAGAGAGCATAAGAAGCTTAGATCAAGTACTTGATACAGATAATGAAGATGTTGCAATTCCTGAACTTATGAAGAATGAACTTTG CATTGATTCTGGAAACATATGGAGAACACTTAGAGACTTTGATAATGCCCCCAGCTTAAGACATCCCTGGAGTAAATCTCATTGCCAAGAAAACCTCATGAGTGTTCTTGGAATAGATGCAAATCAAAAG GACTTTTTGGAGAGCCAGGATGACATTTTTGAGGAATCAAATGTTAAAGATAACGAGGACTTCAGACTTGACGGATTCAGTATTAATGACTGCAAAGCTCTGATCCAGACCAAG cTTTCTGTATCGCCGGATTCCAGACATGGTCATCTTTTCACCTGTAACCTCTTTTTAAAAACTACGTCGTCAAATGGACACATGCAATACATAACAATCCCAAGGAAGAAGCACATTTTCACTACGCAcaacctgaaaatgaaatttttcagtAGTGATGTTTGTTGA
- the LOC128908742 gene encoding SERTA domain-containing protein 2-like isoform X1, which produces MQNLESSCLDSFLFSEGNYLFMLGRGLKRKLSDYEENMAGLSSAFDSSRSLPYPLKRQLVLNMCLTKLQTYKMLVEPNLHRSVLIANTVRQIQEEMRQESNQQPINVCPGITPSSHSYTGMESSGISLQLPSGISQQESNCCDLRSVEDPIENSLLIVSDDDMSSAISSILKDLDFVEDISPPACLVPTGDDQPKFPENTGLKLEDDRQDLKGAECVFGSFEISNSTSYLKDLAIDDIFEDIDTSMYDSDFCCPPLMPPRSPSLVNEEPLKTFPSCNSSSASNIQICRTDLSELDHIMEILVGS; this is translated from the coding sequence gTTCATGTTGGGGAGAGGTCTAAAACGCAAGCTGAGTGACTATGAGGAGAACATGGCTGGTCTCTCGAGTGCCTTTGATTCCAGTCGAAGTCTGCCGTATCCGCTTAAGAGGCAGTTAGTGCTTAATATGTGCCTCACCAAGTTACAGACGTACAAAATGCTGGTGGAACCGAACTTGCACCGCTCTGTCCTCATAGCCAACACAGTACGGCAAATTCAAGAGGAAATGAGACAAGAGAGTAATCAGCAGCCAATTAATGTCTGCCCTGGCATTACTCCTAGTTCTCACAGCTACACAGGGATGGAGTCATCTGGGATTTCTCTTCAGTTGCCTTCAGGTATTAGTCAGCAAGAGTCTAACTGTTGCGACTTGCGGTCTGTAGAAGACCCAATTGAAAATAGCCTGCTGATAGTTTCAGATGATGATATGTCATCTGCCATTTCATCTATTCTGAAGGATTTAGACTTTGTAGAAGATATAAGCCCGCCTGCTTGTCTGGTTCCTACTGGAGATGACCAGCCAAAGTTTCCAGAAAATACTGGTCTAAAACTAGAAGATGATAGACAGGATTTGAAGGGAGCTGAATGTGTGTTTGGTTCCTTTGAGATTTCAAATTCAACTAGTTACTTGAAGGATTTGGCAATAGATGACATTTTTGAAGATATTGACACTTCAATGTATGATTCAGACTTTTGCTGCCCTCCACTAATGCCGCCTAGATCACCATCTCTTGTTAACGAAGAACCATTGAAAACCTTTCCATCTTGTAATTCTTCTTCAGCAAGCAACATTCAGATATGTAGAACAGATCTGAGTGAGTTGGACCACATCATGGAAATTCTCGTTGGATCCTGA
- the LOC128908742 gene encoding SERTA domain-containing protein 2-like isoform X2, translated as MLGRGLKRKLSDYEENMAGLSSAFDSSRSLPYPLKRQLVLNMCLTKLQTYKMLVEPNLHRSVLIANTVRQIQEEMRQESNQQPINVCPGITPSSHSYTGMESSGISLQLPSGISQQESNCCDLRSVEDPIENSLLIVSDDDMSSAISSILKDLDFVEDISPPACLVPTGDDQPKFPENTGLKLEDDRQDLKGAECVFGSFEISNSTSYLKDLAIDDIFEDIDTSMYDSDFCCPPLMPPRSPSLVNEEPLKTFPSCNSSSASNIQICRTDLSELDHIMEILVGS; from the coding sequence ATGTTGGGGAGAGGTCTAAAACGCAAGCTGAGTGACTATGAGGAGAACATGGCTGGTCTCTCGAGTGCCTTTGATTCCAGTCGAAGTCTGCCGTATCCGCTTAAGAGGCAGTTAGTGCTTAATATGTGCCTCACCAAGTTACAGACGTACAAAATGCTGGTGGAACCGAACTTGCACCGCTCTGTCCTCATAGCCAACACAGTACGGCAAATTCAAGAGGAAATGAGACAAGAGAGTAATCAGCAGCCAATTAATGTCTGCCCTGGCATTACTCCTAGTTCTCACAGCTACACAGGGATGGAGTCATCTGGGATTTCTCTTCAGTTGCCTTCAGGTATTAGTCAGCAAGAGTCTAACTGTTGCGACTTGCGGTCTGTAGAAGACCCAATTGAAAATAGCCTGCTGATAGTTTCAGATGATGATATGTCATCTGCCATTTCATCTATTCTGAAGGATTTAGACTTTGTAGAAGATATAAGCCCGCCTGCTTGTCTGGTTCCTACTGGAGATGACCAGCCAAAGTTTCCAGAAAATACTGGTCTAAAACTAGAAGATGATAGACAGGATTTGAAGGGAGCTGAATGTGTGTTTGGTTCCTTTGAGATTTCAAATTCAACTAGTTACTTGAAGGATTTGGCAATAGATGACATTTTTGAAGATATTGACACTTCAATGTATGATTCAGACTTTTGCTGCCCTCCACTAATGCCGCCTAGATCACCATCTCTTGTTAACGAAGAACCATTGAAAACCTTTCCATCTTGTAATTCTTCTTCAGCAAGCAACATTCAGATATGTAGAACAGATCTGAGTGAGTTGGACCACATCATGGAAATTCTCGTTGGATCCTGA